The following are encoded together in the Takifugu flavidus isolate HTHZ2018 chromosome 22, ASM371156v2, whole genome shotgun sequence genome:
- the LOC130519256 gene encoding protein bicaudal D homolog 1-like isoform X4, with translation MKHCRATASNALADNEHLSTVLQELREQSKEMLELQRCRMREEIREYKERESRLLQDYTELEEENISLQKLVSTLKQNQVEFEGLKHELKVLEEETEVLNCQLQDAVRLKDISDGQLEEALESLKSEREQKNHLRRELVNHLNMCDVAYTGSAHLKFTSAPPSGSATPTALQSPNAEEPLRYNGHFQDGPGSASGPISRTNGEYQGPGWTGEGNIKSDLFSEMNLPEIQKLKQQLVTVECENAALMTSLQESQTQLHHTQGALNEQHEKMLLLSKKIITLHRSQQNPAHSNQEAQTSPTSQLHNEALRQLGQGEEEQSGEHGGTGEGETFSKSQIFSYQNPSLEILQCKYRVAVTEVVELKAEVKALKDRLAECAERAGDDKPRPTDQLEKLRRKLSSLEQSYQEAQQKISSQESELHKALAISGESQVALNAAQDELVMLSEELAQLYHHVCLCNNETPNRVMLDYYRQGRGLRGLNASLKAMSSDSSRILLTPRLARRLATASSTLSAPEESQDSPSKESLSGDGGREEKEVDRDVHHTPCTPPPSSPSISASSSSSSSSSPALEPAGELRKEPMNIYNLNAIIRDQVKHLQRAVDRSLQLSRQRAAARELAPLLDRDKESCMEEMMKLKAVLSTKTEQIATLRLVLKANKQAAEGALANLKSKYEAEKSMVTDTMKKLRNELKDLKEDAATFSSVRAMFATRCDEYVIQLDEMQRQLAAAEDEKKTLNSLLRMAIQQKLALTQRLEDLAFDQELTSHSHGVRLNRRKTSNPKINPAACTQVSNLDSAGLSSSGLTAPAPKVPADPAASISPADVVSSAVTVVSPTSHTPHPSSPLNTSSGGAAAPEKSPLPGTPSSYFSSETPSTPPPRECHSQWSLGMRTHAVDSNLSQVPLHSSGLLRHYSPDSYASHTSTTPRQSQPGSAPSSPYRSPLQGVRRLTWSLSPRNRPVSTLARPSGLNTPLSSSSYPSTYYSSSSGFASSSSYLSPSTSSSYGHSSHYTPLYPRYYSSYRPQH, from the exons ATGAAGCACTGCCGGGCCACTGCCTCCAACGCTTTGGCCGACAACGAGCACCTAAGTACTGTTCTGCAGGAGCTAAGAGAG CAGAGTAAGGAGATGTTGGAGCTGCAGCGCTGCCGGATGAGGGAGGAGATCCGAGAGTACAAAGAACGAGAGTCCCGGCTCCTTCAGGACTACactgagctggaggaagagaacatCTCCTTACAGAAACTGGTATCAACCCTCAAACAGAATCAG GTGGAGTTTGAGGGCCTGAAGCACGAGCTCAAAGTcctggaggaggaaacagaagtCCTGAACTGTCAGCTCCAGGATGCAGTGCGTTTGAAGGACATCTCAGAtggtcagctggaggaggcgctGGAGTCTCTGAAGAGTGAGCGTGAGCAGAAGAACCACCTGCGCCGAGAGCTGGTCAACCATCTGAACATGTGCGATGTAGCGTACACTGGTAGCGCTCACCTGAAATTCACCTCGGCCCCACCCAGTGGCAGTGCCACCCCGACCGCGCTGCAGTCCCCGAATGCTGAGGAGCCACTGAG GTATAACGGCCACTTTCAGGATGGTCCTGGATCAGCTTCAGGACCGATATCCCGGACTAACGGAGAGTACCAAGGGCCAGGTTGGACAGGTGAGGGCAACATCAAATCAGACCTCTTCAGTGAGATGAACCTGCCGGAGATCCAGAAACTCAAGCAACAGCTGGTGACA GTAGAGTGTGAGAACGCAGCTCTGATGACCAGCCTGCAGGAGTCCCAGACTCAGCTCCATCATACCCAGGGGGCCTTAAATGAGCAACATGAGAAGATGCTTCTCCTCAGCAAGAAAATCATCACCCTTCACCGTTCGCAGCAAAATCCGGCCCATTCAAACCAGGAAGCTCAAACCAGTCCCACCTCTCAGCTTCACAATGAGGCTCTGCGGCAGCTGGGCCAGGGTGAAGAGGAGCAGTCTGGGGAGCATGGAGGAACGGGTGAGGGAGAGACTTTCAGcaaaagtcagatattttcttACCAGAATCCAAGTTTGGAGATTCTGCAATGCAAGTACCGTGTGGCTGTGACAGAGGTGGTGGAGCTGAAGGCAGAAGTGAAAGCCCTCAAAGATAGACTGGCCGAGTGTGCAGAAAGAGCAGGAGATGATAAACCCAGGCCCACTGATCAGCTTGaaaagctgaggaggaagctTTCCTCATTGGAGCAGAGCTATCAAGAGGCCCAGCAGAAG ATATCCAGCCAGGAATCAGAGCTACACAAAGCTCTGGCCATAAGTGGGGAGAGCCAGGTGGCCTTGAATGCAGCTCAGGACGAGCTGGTGATGCTGAGCGAGGAGCTCGCGCAGCTGTACCATCACGTCTGTCTGTGCAACAATGAAACACCCAACCGGGTGATGCTGGACTACTACAG ACAGGGCAGGGGACTCAGGGGCCTCAATGCCAGTCTTAAAGCGATGtcatcagacagcagcagaattcTCCTCACACCACGCCTTGCCAGGCGACTGGCCACAGCCTCCTCAACACTCTCTGCTCCTGAGGAGTCACAGGACTCCCCATCCAAGGAGAGCTTATCTggggatggaggaagagaggagaaggaggtggacaGGGATGTTCACCACACGCCGTGTACACCACCACCCAGCTCACCCAGCATtagcgcctcctcctcctcctcctcatcgtcatctCCTGCCCTGGAACCAGCTGGCGAGCTCCGCAAGGAGCCCATGAACATCTACAATCTCAATGCAATCATCAGAGACCAG GTGAAGCACCTCCAGCGGGCTGTGGACAGGTCTCTGCAGCTCTCcagacagagagctgcagccagGGAACTGGCCCCTCTCCTAGACCGGGATAAAGAAAGCTGCATGGAGGAAATGATGAAACTCAAGGCTGTGCTCAGCACAAAGACAGAGCAGATAGCGACCCTCAGACTGGTGCTGAAGGCTAACAAACAG GCAGCAGAGGGCGCTCTGGCCAACCTGAAGAGCAAGTACGAGGCAGAGAAATCCATGGTGACCGACACCATGAAGAAACTCAGGAACGAGCTGAAGGACCTAAAGGAGGACGCTGCCACCTTCTCCTCTGTGCGGGCCATGTTTGCAACTAG GTGTGACGAGTACGTGATCCAGCTGGATGAAATGCAGAGGCAGCTGGCTGCTGCCGAGGACGAGAAGAAGACGCTGAACTCCCTCCTGCGCATGGCTATCCAGCAGAAACTGGCCCTCACCCAGCGCCTGGAGGACCTGGCTTTCGATCAAGAGCTGACCAGCCATAGCCATGGGGTTAGACTGAATCGCAGGAAGACCAGCAACCCCAAAATCAATCCTGCAGCTTGCACCCAGGTGTCCAATTTAGACTCAGCTGGCCTTTCCTCTTCAGGCCTTACTGCTCCTGCACCAAAGGTTCCTGCTGATCCTGCAGCATCCATTAGCCCAGCTGATGTGGTTTCATCTGCTGTCACTGTCGTCTCCCCTacttcacacacaccccatccTTCCTCACCACTGAATACCTCTTCAGGTGGTGCAGCTGCACCGGAGAAATCGCCGCTACCGGGGACCCCCTCCTCCTATTTCTCAAGCGAAACACCATCTACACCTCCTCCAAGGGAGTGTCACTCTCAGTGGAGTTTGGGGATGAGGACACATGCGGTTGACTCCAACCTGTCTCAAGTGCCCCTACATAGCAGTGGCCTGTTGCGGCACTACAGCCCAGACTCATACGCCTCTCACACATCCACCACCCCAAGACAAAGTCAGCCAGGATCGGCTCCTTCCTCTCCGTATCGGTCCCCTCTTCAGGGTGTCAGACGATTGACATGGAGCCTCTCGCCCAGAAACCGCCCCGTGTCCACCTTGGCTCGTCCTTCTGGCTTAaacactcctctctcctcctcttcttacCCCTCCACCTACTACAGCTCCTCTTCTGGTTTTGCGTCGTCTAGCTCCTACCTCAGCCCCAGCACCTCCAGCTCCTATGGCCACTCTTCTCATTACACGCCGCTCTATCCTAGATATTACAGCTCCTACCGTCCTCAGCACTGA
- the LOC130519256 gene encoding protein bicaudal D homolog 1-like isoform X5 gives MKHCRATASNALADNEHLSTVLQELRESKEMLELQRCRMREEIREYKERESRLLQDYTELEEENISLQKLVSTLKQNQVEFEGLKHELKVLEEETEVLNCQLQDAVRLKDISDGQLEEALESLKSEREQKNHLRRELVNHLNMCDVAYTGSAHLKFTSAPPSGSATPTALQSPNAEEPLRYNGHFQDGPGSASGPISRTNGEYQGPGWTGEGNIKSDLFSEMNLPEIQKLKQQLVTVECENAALMTSLQESQTQLHHTQGALNEQHEKMLLLSKKIITLHRSQQNPAHSNQEAQTSPTSQLHNEALRQLGQGEEEQSGEHGGTGEGETFSKSQIFSYQNPSLEILQCKYRVAVTEVVELKAEVKALKDRLAECAERAGDDKPRPTDQLEKLRRKLSSLEQSYQEAQQKISSQESELHKALAISGESQVALNAAQDELVMLSEELAQLYHHVCLCNNETPNRVMLDYYRQGRGLRGLNASLKAMSSDSSRILLTPRLARRLATASSTLSAPEESQDSPSKESLSGDGGREEKEVDRDVHHTPCTPPPSSPSISASSSSSSSSSPALEPAGELRKEPMNIYNLNAIIRDQVKHLQRAVDRSLQLSRQRAAARELAPLLDRDKESCMEEMMKLKAVLSTKTEQIATLRLVLKANKQAAEGALANLKSKYEAEKSMVTDTMKKLRNELKDLKEDAATFSSVRAMFATRCDEYVIQLDEMQRQLAAAEDEKKTLNSLLRMAIQQKLALTQRLEDLAFDQELTSHSHGVRLNRRKTSNPKINPAACTQVSNLDSAGLSSSGLTAPAPKVPADPAASISPADVVSSAVTVVSPTSHTPHPSSPLNTSSGGAAAPEKSPLPGTPSSYFSSETPSTPPPRECHSQWSLGMRTHAVDSNLSQVPLHSSGLLRHYSPDSYASHTSTTPRQSQPGSAPSSPYRSPLQGVRRLTWSLSPRNRPVSTLARPSGLNTPLSSSSYPSTYYSSSSGFASSSSYLSPSTSSSYGHSSHYTPLYPRYYSSYRPQH, from the exons ATGAAGCACTGCCGGGCCACTGCCTCCAACGCTTTGGCCGACAACGAGCACCTAAGTACTGTTCTGCAGGAGCTAAGAGAG AGTAAGGAGATGTTGGAGCTGCAGCGCTGCCGGATGAGGGAGGAGATCCGAGAGTACAAAGAACGAGAGTCCCGGCTCCTTCAGGACTACactgagctggaggaagagaacatCTCCTTACAGAAACTGGTATCAACCCTCAAACAGAATCAG GTGGAGTTTGAGGGCCTGAAGCACGAGCTCAAAGTcctggaggaggaaacagaagtCCTGAACTGTCAGCTCCAGGATGCAGTGCGTTTGAAGGACATCTCAGAtggtcagctggaggaggcgctGGAGTCTCTGAAGAGTGAGCGTGAGCAGAAGAACCACCTGCGCCGAGAGCTGGTCAACCATCTGAACATGTGCGATGTAGCGTACACTGGTAGCGCTCACCTGAAATTCACCTCGGCCCCACCCAGTGGCAGTGCCACCCCGACCGCGCTGCAGTCCCCGAATGCTGAGGAGCCACTGAG GTATAACGGCCACTTTCAGGATGGTCCTGGATCAGCTTCAGGACCGATATCCCGGACTAACGGAGAGTACCAAGGGCCAGGTTGGACAGGTGAGGGCAACATCAAATCAGACCTCTTCAGTGAGATGAACCTGCCGGAGATCCAGAAACTCAAGCAACAGCTGGTGACA GTAGAGTGTGAGAACGCAGCTCTGATGACCAGCCTGCAGGAGTCCCAGACTCAGCTCCATCATACCCAGGGGGCCTTAAATGAGCAACATGAGAAGATGCTTCTCCTCAGCAAGAAAATCATCACCCTTCACCGTTCGCAGCAAAATCCGGCCCATTCAAACCAGGAAGCTCAAACCAGTCCCACCTCTCAGCTTCACAATGAGGCTCTGCGGCAGCTGGGCCAGGGTGAAGAGGAGCAGTCTGGGGAGCATGGAGGAACGGGTGAGGGAGAGACTTTCAGcaaaagtcagatattttcttACCAGAATCCAAGTTTGGAGATTCTGCAATGCAAGTACCGTGTGGCTGTGACAGAGGTGGTGGAGCTGAAGGCAGAAGTGAAAGCCCTCAAAGATAGACTGGCCGAGTGTGCAGAAAGAGCAGGAGATGATAAACCCAGGCCCACTGATCAGCTTGaaaagctgaggaggaagctTTCCTCATTGGAGCAGAGCTATCAAGAGGCCCAGCAGAAG ATATCCAGCCAGGAATCAGAGCTACACAAAGCTCTGGCCATAAGTGGGGAGAGCCAGGTGGCCTTGAATGCAGCTCAGGACGAGCTGGTGATGCTGAGCGAGGAGCTCGCGCAGCTGTACCATCACGTCTGTCTGTGCAACAATGAAACACCCAACCGGGTGATGCTGGACTACTACAG ACAGGGCAGGGGACTCAGGGGCCTCAATGCCAGTCTTAAAGCGATGtcatcagacagcagcagaattcTCCTCACACCACGCCTTGCCAGGCGACTGGCCACAGCCTCCTCAACACTCTCTGCTCCTGAGGAGTCACAGGACTCCCCATCCAAGGAGAGCTTATCTggggatggaggaagagaggagaaggaggtggacaGGGATGTTCACCACACGCCGTGTACACCACCACCCAGCTCACCCAGCATtagcgcctcctcctcctcctcctcatcgtcatctCCTGCCCTGGAACCAGCTGGCGAGCTCCGCAAGGAGCCCATGAACATCTACAATCTCAATGCAATCATCAGAGACCAG GTGAAGCACCTCCAGCGGGCTGTGGACAGGTCTCTGCAGCTCTCcagacagagagctgcagccagGGAACTGGCCCCTCTCCTAGACCGGGATAAAGAAAGCTGCATGGAGGAAATGATGAAACTCAAGGCTGTGCTCAGCACAAAGACAGAGCAGATAGCGACCCTCAGACTGGTGCTGAAGGCTAACAAACAG GCAGCAGAGGGCGCTCTGGCCAACCTGAAGAGCAAGTACGAGGCAGAGAAATCCATGGTGACCGACACCATGAAGAAACTCAGGAACGAGCTGAAGGACCTAAAGGAGGACGCTGCCACCTTCTCCTCTGTGCGGGCCATGTTTGCAACTAG GTGTGACGAGTACGTGATCCAGCTGGATGAAATGCAGAGGCAGCTGGCTGCTGCCGAGGACGAGAAGAAGACGCTGAACTCCCTCCTGCGCATGGCTATCCAGCAGAAACTGGCCCTCACCCAGCGCCTGGAGGACCTGGCTTTCGATCAAGAGCTGACCAGCCATAGCCATGGGGTTAGACTGAATCGCAGGAAGACCAGCAACCCCAAAATCAATCCTGCAGCTTGCACCCAGGTGTCCAATTTAGACTCAGCTGGCCTTTCCTCTTCAGGCCTTACTGCTCCTGCACCAAAGGTTCCTGCTGATCCTGCAGCATCCATTAGCCCAGCTGATGTGGTTTCATCTGCTGTCACTGTCGTCTCCCCTacttcacacacaccccatccTTCCTCACCACTGAATACCTCTTCAGGTGGTGCAGCTGCACCGGAGAAATCGCCGCTACCGGGGACCCCCTCCTCCTATTTCTCAAGCGAAACACCATCTACACCTCCTCCAAGGGAGTGTCACTCTCAGTGGAGTTTGGGGATGAGGACACATGCGGTTGACTCCAACCTGTCTCAAGTGCCCCTACATAGCAGTGGCCTGTTGCGGCACTACAGCCCAGACTCATACGCCTCTCACACATCCACCACCCCAAGACAAAGTCAGCCAGGATCGGCTCCTTCCTCTCCGTATCGGTCCCCTCTTCAGGGTGTCAGACGATTGACATGGAGCCTCTCGCCCAGAAACCGCCCCGTGTCCACCTTGGCTCGTCCTTCTGGCTTAaacactcctctctcctcctcttcttacCCCTCCACCTACTACAGCTCCTCTTCTGGTTTTGCGTCGTCTAGCTCCTACCTCAGCCCCAGCACCTCCAGCTCCTATGGCCACTCTTCTCATTACACGCCGCTCTATCCTAGATATTACAGCTCCTACCGTCCTCAGCACTGA